A window of the Henckelia pumila isolate YLH828 chromosome 3, ASM3356847v2, whole genome shotgun sequence genome harbors these coding sequences:
- the LOC140890022 gene encoding protein ANTAGONIST OF LIKE HETEROCHROMATIN PROTEIN 1-like yields MSHSTDSSRSSSSSTSEEEVHVQIDEQDDDPVEDLMLMVLQQHQQVMEAYQRRETRRRRRFIQRNREAGHERLVNDYFSTNPVYHDGIFRRRFRMRRELFLRIVTALENHSTFFQQREDAVRRKGLSPLQKCTAAIRQLAYGVPADHLDEYLRMGESTAIRCLFKFCEYLVEIFGDRYLRRPNADDVQRLLQMHDDRHGFPGMLGSLDCMHWKWKNCPIAWKGQFTRGHGSPTIVLEAVASHDLWIWHAFFGVAGSRNDINVLYESPIFNNVLQGNAPEVNFTVNGTTYTKGYYLTDGIYPEWATFVKAFPCPEDPKRKLFKERQESARKDVERAFGVLQSRWAIVRGPARYWYRKKLKQIMLACIILHNMIIEDEGGHVIDWYNDEADELAQPILGSNRGFQDYLRTNSELRDTQVHHQLRADLVEHIWGNCNNMNP; encoded by the coding sequence ATGTCTCATTCCACAGACAGTTCTAGGTCAAGTTCCAGTTCGACAAGCGAAGAAGAAGTACATGTTCAAATCGATGAGCAAGATGATGATCCAGTAGAAGATCTGATGTTAATGGTACTTCAACAACACCAACAAGTTATGGAAGCATATCAGAGGAGAGAAACACGCAGAAGAAGGAGGTTCATCCAAAGAAATCGTGAAGCCGGTCATGAGAGGCTCGTCAATGATTATTTCTCTACAAACCCGGTGTATCATGATGGAATATTTCGAAGACGGTTTCGAATGCGAAGAGAGTTATTCCTTCGCATAGTGACTGCCTTAGAGAATCATTCGACGTTTTTTCAACAAAGGGAAGATGCTGTGCGAAGAAAAGGGTTGTCACCACTACAAAAATGCACCGCTGCGATTCGTCAACTAGCTTACGGAGTCCCTGCAGATCATCTTGATGAGTACCTACGTATGGGTGAATCCACGGCCATCAGGTGTCTTTTCAAGTTTTGTGAATACTTGGTTGAAATATTTGGTGATAGGTACTTAAGAAGACCAAATGCTGATGATGTTCAACGTCTTCTTCAAATGCATGATGACAGACACGGCTTTCCTGGCATGTTGGGTAGCCTTGATTGTATGCATTGGAAATGGAAAAATTGTCCGATTGCTTGGAAAGGTCAATTTACAAGGGGACATGGGTCACCAACAATTGTGCTAGAGGCGGTCGCGTCTCATGACTTGTGGATTTGGCATGCCTTCTTTGGGGTCGCCGGTTCACGCAACGATATCAACGTGTTATATGAATCTCCAATATTCAACAACGTCTTGCAAGGAAATGCACCGGAGGTTAATTTCACGGTGAACGGCACTACATATACGAAAGGTTATTATTTAACAGATGGAATATATCCCGAGTGGGCTACTTTCGTTAAGGCTTTTCCTTGCCCGGAGGATCCCAAGAGAAAGTTGTTTAAGGAAAGACAGGAATCTGCAAGAAAAGATGTCGAGCGGGCATTTGGTGTGCTCCAATCTCGATGGGCGATTGTCAGAGGCCCAGCTCGCTATTGGTATaggaaaaaattaaaacaaataatgTTAGCATGCATTATTTTGCATAACATGATTATTGAGGACGAAGGAGGTCACGTGATAGATTGGTACAACGATGAAGCGGATGAACTTGCACAACCTATCCTAGGATCCAACCGAGGCTTTCAGGATTATCTTCGGACAAATTCAGAACTACGTGACACTCAAGTTCATCACCAACTTCGCGCGGACTTAGTGGAGCATATCTGGGGGAATTGCAACAACATGAATCCGTGA
- the LOC140890023 gene encoding glutathione S-transferase T3-like — MPTEPASPTFVPETQLSDRESPIEVVNLEKTIPNAEGTRKRSTWTKVEDEVLARSFVTISDDPIIGNDQKADAFWGRVASYYNDNRPAGSNSIKTNVIRSHWHNTIQKKVNLFNANYNSIYSLYRSGHSDEDILRFAYEKYREEHNGVAFNLEHVWRIVKDRPMFTPQSDDHFVATKKTRTSESGASNTSSNQNVSVDIDDEDNRPMGRKATKRKGKDKVKSTMEDLTVNYNSIFSKFNEYTNVKKSEVDLKQKQLEVEEIKAKTSLSNAEAKNRRLRLKEYEILNKDTSEMTTEQLIIHECLCKDIRSSWNI; from the coding sequence ATGCCGACTGAACCTGCATCTCCGACTTTTGTCCCAGAGACTCAACTGTCCGATCGTGAAtccccaatcgaggtggtgaattTAGAAAAAACGATTCCGAATGCTGAGGGTACGAGAAAGCGTTCGACTTGGACAAAGGTTGAAGATGAGGTCTTGGCCAGAAGTTTTGTCACAATCAGTGATGATCCAATAATCGGCAATGACCAGAAGGCAGATGCATTTTGGGGACGTGTCGCAAGCTACTACAATGACAATCGTCCTGCAGGTTCAAACAGCATAAAAACTAATGTTATACGGTCACATTGGCACAACACAATCCAGAAGAAGGTAAATCTATTCAACGCAAATTACAATAGTATTTACAGTTTATATCGCAGTGGTCACAGTGATGAAGACATATTGAGGTTTGCGTATGAAAAATATCGCGAAGAACACAATGGTGTTGCGTTCAACCTCGAGCATGTGTGGAGAATTGTTAAAGATCGTCCAATGTTTACTCCACAATCCGATGATCACTTTGTGGCCACAAAGAAGACTAGGACCTCTGAGTCAGGAGCAAGCAACACATCTTCCAACCAAAATGTGAGCGTAGACATAGATGACGAAGATAATCGTCCAATGGGTAGGAAGGCAACAAAAAGAAAGGGAAAAGACAAAGTCAAATCGACCATGGAGGATCTGACAGTAAACTATAACAGTATTTTTTCAAAGTTCAATGAGTACACAAACGTAAAGAAGTCTGAAGTCGATCTGAAACAAAAACAACTTGAAGTTGAGGAGATTAAGGCAAAAACTTCCTTGTCCAATGCAGAAGCAAAGAATCGTCGATTGAGGTTGAAGGAGTACGAGATCTTGAACAAAGACACCTCGGAAATGACTACTGAGCAACTTATCATACATGAATGTTTGTGCAAGGATATCAGGTCCAGTTGGAATATATAA